From a region of the Chitinophaga caseinilytica genome:
- a CDS encoding choice-of-anchor I family protein, with product MRTKIKYILPIAAMTALAACSKDDVKNDPGTEITEDPSSFAEIGSIDIGEAGAAEISAYDPATKRLFVVKNDGTNMIKVLDLTDPSKITDLKKDILTNGGNVNSLAVSNGKLAAAIEATNKTLAGRVDVFSTSDLSLIKTIPTGALPDMVTFSPDGKLILTANEGEPATDYSADPAGTVTIINIENNYTATHLDFSGFAAQEATLAAKGFRNFGPAGSTFTAGIEPEYITVAPDSKTAWVTLQENNAIAKIDLAAKTITDIFPLGFKDYNTDANAVDLSDSDGGVTFKKWPVKGMYQPDAIAVLVNGGVPHLFTANEGDVREWDAYAENKRIKSISLDPAVFPDAAALKADAVLGRLNVTKTLGDANGDGLYEALYSFGARSFSVWNGNTGAQLFDSKNELDVKAKEAGIYEDGRSDDKSIEPEGIALGVMGKKTVAFVGMERVDAVAVYDVTNPISPQFLNILKVGDAPEGVLFVPAKDSPTKKSLLIVSSEDDGVVKIFTPKN from the coding sequence ATGCGCACGAAAATCAAGTACATTTTGCCCATCGCGGCTATGACGGCATTGGCCGCCTGTTCGAAAGACGATGTGAAGAATGACCCCGGGACCGAAATTACCGAAGATCCATCCTCATTCGCGGAAATCGGGTCTATCGACATCGGCGAAGCCGGCGCCGCCGAAATCAGCGCCTACGATCCCGCCACCAAACGCCTCTTCGTGGTGAAGAACGACGGCACCAACATGATCAAGGTGCTCGACCTCACCGATCCCTCCAAAATCACCGACCTGAAAAAGGATATCCTCACCAACGGCGGAAACGTGAACAGTCTGGCCGTAAGCAACGGTAAATTGGCTGCCGCCATCGAGGCTACGAACAAAACGTTGGCCGGCCGGGTAGACGTGTTCAGCACTTCCGACCTTTCCCTCATCAAAACCATCCCTACCGGTGCACTGCCCGATATGGTGACGTTTTCGCCCGACGGTAAGCTCATCCTGACTGCCAACGAAGGCGAGCCCGCTACCGATTACTCCGCCGATCCCGCAGGTACCGTGACCATCATCAACATAGAAAACAACTATACCGCCACGCACCTCGATTTCAGCGGTTTTGCCGCGCAGGAAGCGACGCTTGCCGCTAAGGGATTCCGCAACTTCGGGCCTGCCGGCAGTACTTTCACCGCAGGCATCGAGCCGGAATACATCACCGTTGCCCCGGATTCCAAAACCGCCTGGGTAACGCTGCAGGAAAACAACGCCATCGCGAAAATCGATCTCGCGGCGAAAACCATTACCGACATTTTTCCGCTGGGATTCAAGGATTACAATACAGACGCCAATGCCGTGGACCTGTCTGACAGCGACGGTGGCGTTACCTTCAAAAAATGGCCCGTGAAAGGCATGTACCAGCCCGATGCCATCGCCGTGCTCGTGAATGGCGGCGTGCCGCACCTGTTCACCGCCAACGAAGGAGACGTCCGCGAGTGGGACGCGTATGCCGAAAACAAGCGCATCAAATCCATTTCCCTCGACCCTGCCGTATTCCCCGATGCTGCCGCGCTGAAAGCGGATGCCGTGCTGGGCCGCCTCAACGTTACCAAAACCCTCGGCGATGCTAACGGCGACGGACTGTACGAGGCGCTTTATTCCTTCGGCGCCCGTTCCTTTTCCGTTTGGAACGGCAACACCGGCGCACAACTGTTCGACAGCAAAAACGAACTGGACGTGAAAGCCAAAGAAGCCGGCATTTATGAAGATGGCCGCAGCGACGATAAAAGCATCGAACCGGAAGGCATCGCGCTGGGCGTGATGGGCAAGAAAACCGTTGCGTTCGTAGGCATGGAGCGTGTAGACGCGGTGGCTGTGTACGACGTGACCAACCCCATCAGTCCGCAATTCCTCAACATCCTGAAAGTGGGCGATGCGCCCGAAGGTGTGTTGTTTGTACCGGCGAAGGATAGTCCTACGAAAAAGAGCCTCCTCATCGTGAGCAGCGAAGACGACGGCGTCGTGAAAATATTTACACCGAAAAACTGA
- a CDS encoding alpha/beta family hydrolase: MSTKSLQIKVSPEIGKVSAKYVSPANPVCVMTLAHGAGAGMDHPFMEALAESLSKAGIATLRFNFPFTEQQKKRPDSPAVAQAAIAAAIEKAGTLAPGIPLFASGKSFGGRMTSQYISTHPDALVKGIVFFGFPLHPAGKPSIDRAEHLHHIHIPMLFLQGSKDTLATWDMIASVCKSLPTATLEKFEGADHSFKAGKTDVISLLTAATKAWTEKQI; the protein is encoded by the coding sequence ATGAGCACAAAATCCTTACAGATAAAGGTTTCGCCGGAGATCGGCAAGGTTTCGGCAAAATATGTTTCTCCCGCGAACCCGGTGTGCGTGATGACGCTGGCGCATGGCGCGGGTGCTGGCATGGACCATCCGTTCATGGAAGCTCTCGCGGAATCGTTGTCCAAAGCCGGCATCGCTACGCTGCGGTTCAATTTCCCATTTACGGAGCAGCAGAAGAAACGGCCCGATTCGCCGGCGGTGGCGCAGGCAGCCATTGCGGCGGCCATCGAAAAAGCGGGCACCCTCGCGCCGGGGATCCCCCTGTTCGCCAGCGGCAAATCTTTCGGCGGCAGAATGACGTCCCAATACATTTCCACCCACCCGGATGCACTGGTGAAAGGGATCGTTTTCTTCGGATTTCCGCTCCACCCCGCCGGTAAACCCTCCATCGACCGTGCCGAACATCTCCACCACATCCACATTCCCATGCTGTTCCTGCAAGGTTCGAAAGACACGCTGGCTACCTGGGACATGATCGCTTCCGTCTGCAAATCGCTCCCCACGGCCACGCTCGAGAAATTCGAAGGGGCAGACCATTCGTTCAAAGCCGGCAAAACCGACGTCATTTCACTGCTGACCGCCGCCACCAAAGCGTGGACCGAAAAGCAGATCTAA
- a CDS encoding sensor histidine kinase, with protein MKTSFFTFLLTLVAFVASAQPVVNETRYVDSLLQLEKNGANDSIRACASFQLSDFWSYSDTARSRQHLELGKRLAGQNGYLQAMGTFFEAGFYFDLDYDRALALYEESANRFSQFLTKESYVYQARAWRNMGAIYQRKDNESEMVHLIITKSIPLAEKAGETARVGSYYTDVGMIFMNIQEYGKAAVYFDKSFECYARSSPNMHDRLTTTLYAANNYCYMDSLAQAKIMIDRAGELLRPYPASEFNIDYHIAAIKYCHAAKAWEQGLFHARRGILLAEKMDKTYKSAELRFMQYKIQHDMGHYGEALETLQKAIDEIPVNLDGNRMLYFQSMAKTYEKMGNIPKAHEWLQRYSDERDSTYPEKMKTDIARIETKYNTAEKEKRIIQLQAEKQDALMTQKNQRLWNGLLGVAGLLLLVATLSLIVFYRTSKKQARQQVKEIEQRQELKVANALLEGEEKERRRLARDLHDGLGGSLAGIRIKLAGQQKKQVNGQLDEVMYLLEDSMSELRRIAHNMMPESLLKVGLRSAITDLCDGLANEELEIEFQWSGPGGDLPHTAQANIYRIVQEVLSNAIRHGRASKILLQCIHEEHMFYITAEDNGRGFDMNAAAGGIGLSNIRSRVQYMKGRLDIDSSPGAGTAVNIELQV; from the coding sequence ATGAAAACAAGCTTTTTCACTTTTCTTTTAACCCTTGTCGCCTTCGTCGCTTCAGCGCAGCCGGTGGTCAACGAAACACGATATGTGGACAGTCTGCTCCAGCTGGAGAAAAACGGTGCGAACGACAGTATCCGCGCCTGTGCCAGCTTCCAGTTGTCCGACTTCTGGTCGTATTCGGACACCGCCCGCTCCCGCCAGCACCTGGAGCTGGGGAAACGCCTCGCCGGGCAAAACGGATACCTCCAGGCCATGGGCACATTTTTCGAAGCGGGGTTTTACTTCGACCTGGACTACGACCGGGCTTTGGCGTTGTATGAGGAATCCGCCAACCGGTTCAGCCAGTTCCTCACGAAAGAAAGTTACGTTTACCAGGCCCGGGCCTGGCGGAACATGGGGGCCATCTATCAACGGAAAGACAATGAATCCGAAATGGTGCATCTCATCATCACCAAATCCATCCCCCTGGCGGAGAAAGCGGGCGAGACAGCACGGGTCGGGAGTTATTATACGGATGTGGGGATGATCTTCATGAATATCCAGGAATATGGGAAGGCGGCTGTTTACTTCGACAAAAGTTTCGAATGTTACGCCAGAAGCTCACCCAATATGCACGACCGGCTCACGACAACGCTCTACGCCGCCAATAACTATTGCTATATGGACAGCCTCGCGCAGGCCAAAATCATGATCGACCGCGCCGGGGAACTGTTACGGCCCTATCCTGCATCCGAGTTCAATATCGATTACCACATCGCCGCTATCAAATATTGCCATGCCGCAAAAGCCTGGGAACAAGGGCTGTTCCACGCGCGGCGCGGCATCCTGCTGGCCGAAAAAATGGATAAAACCTACAAGTCTGCCGAACTGCGGTTCATGCAGTATAAGATCCAGCACGACATGGGGCATTATGGCGAGGCATTGGAAACCCTGCAAAAAGCGATCGACGAAATACCCGTGAACCTCGATGGCAACCGGATGCTGTATTTCCAAAGTATGGCGAAAACGTACGAGAAAATGGGCAATATCCCCAAAGCGCATGAATGGCTGCAACGCTATAGCGACGAGCGCGACAGCACCTACCCCGAAAAAATGAAGACCGACATCGCCCGGATAGAAACCAAATACAATACCGCCGAAAAGGAGAAACGCATCATCCAGTTGCAGGCCGAAAAACAGGACGCGCTTATGACCCAAAAGAACCAGCGCCTCTGGAACGGGCTGCTGGGCGTAGCGGGATTGCTGTTGCTGGTGGCTACGCTGTCGCTGATCGTGTTTTACCGGACCAGCAAGAAGCAGGCGCGCCAGCAGGTGAAGGAAATCGAACAGCGGCAGGAATTGAAAGTGGCGAATGCCTTACTGGAAGGGGAAGAAAAGGAGCGCCGCCGCCTGGCGCGCGATCTGCACGACGGTCTGGGCGGCTCCCTGGCGGGGATCCGCATCAAGCTGGCAGGGCAACAGAAGAAGCAGGTTAACGGGCAGCTGGACGAAGTAATGTACCTCCTCGAAGATTCCATGTCCGAATTGCGGCGCATCGCGCATAATATGATGCCGGAAAGCCTCCTGAAAGTGGGCCTCCGCTCGGCGATCACCGACCTGTGCGACGGGCTGGCGAACGAAGAACTGGAAATTGAATTCCAATGGTCGGGCCCCGGCGGCGATTTGCCGCACACCGCGCAGGCCAATATTTACCGCATCGTGCAGGAGGTGTTGTCGAACGCGATACGCCATGGAAGAGCGAGTAAAATCCTGCTGCAATGCATCCACGAAGAACATATGTTCTATATCACGGCGGAAGATAATGGCCGCGGGTTCGATATGAATGCCGCTGCCGGAGGGATCGGGTTGTCGAACATCCGGTCGAGGGTACAGTACATGAAGGGCCGGCTGGACATTGACTCGTCGCCCGGTGCGGGAACGGCTGTCAACATTGAATTGCAGGTTTGA
- a CDS encoding zinc-binding alcohol dehydrogenase family protein: MKAIGFRQSLPITETDSFIEFDTDKPVPSGRQLLVKIAAASVNPVDYKVRRNSAKDQPLPAPKIIGWDAYGVVEAVGDTASLFQPGDAVYYAGDIRKPGSNAEYQLVDERIVGKAPQRLSPAEAAAIPLTALTAWELLFDRMGIGERDKGKTILIIGGAGGVGSIAIQLAKKIAGLTVIATASRPESAEWCRKMGADVVVDHANLVEAVRAAGFQNIDFIVDLVDLIRYWEPMAELIVPQGRIGSISDPAEGVDIRKLKGKSVSFHWELMFTRASFETPDMQAQHEILTKVAALLDEGTLLPTLTETLPGLTAANFKKAHQQLESGRTIGKIVVQY, encoded by the coding sequence ATGAAAGCCATAGGATTCAGGCAATCGCTGCCCATTACCGAAACAGACAGTTTCATCGAATTCGATACCGATAAACCGGTACCCTCCGGCCGGCAACTCCTCGTGAAGATTGCCGCGGCCTCGGTGAACCCGGTCGATTATAAAGTTCGCCGAAATTCCGCCAAAGATCAGCCCCTTCCCGCGCCGAAGATCATCGGTTGGGACGCGTACGGTGTAGTGGAGGCCGTGGGTGATACGGCATCGCTCTTCCAGCCGGGAGACGCCGTGTATTACGCCGGAGACATCCGCAAGCCCGGCAGCAACGCCGAATACCAACTCGTAGACGAAAGGATCGTGGGGAAAGCGCCGCAACGGCTGAGTCCAGCCGAGGCCGCCGCCATCCCACTTACCGCCCTCACGGCCTGGGAATTGCTGTTCGACCGCATGGGGATCGGTGAGCGGGATAAAGGCAAAACCATCCTCATTATCGGGGGCGCCGGCGGCGTGGGCTCCATCGCCATCCAGCTGGCGAAGAAGATCGCCGGGCTTACGGTGATCGCTACCGCCTCACGGCCGGAATCGGCGGAATGGTGCCGGAAAATGGGCGCCGATGTGGTGGTTGACCATGCAAACCTCGTGGAAGCCGTGCGGGCAGCGGGTTTTCAAAACATCGACTTCATCGTGGACCTGGTAGACCTTATCCGTTACTGGGAGCCCATGGCGGAGCTCATCGTGCCGCAGGGCCGCATCGGCTCCATCAGCGACCCGGCCGAAGGGGTCGATATCCGCAAGCTGAAAGGCAAATCCGTGAGCTTCCATTGGGAATTGATGTTCACCCGTGCCAGTTTCGAAACGCCCGATATGCAGGCGCAGCACGAGATCCTCACCAAAGTGGCGGCGCTGCTGGACGAAGGCACCCTCCTGCCTACGCTCACCGAAACCCTCCCGGGCCTCACCGCCGCCAACTTCAAAAAAGCGCACCAGCAGCTCGAAAGCGGGCGCACCATCGGGAAAATCGTCGTTCAATACTGA
- a CDS encoding AraC family transcriptional regulator yields the protein MRTQQLYEPYAFQVETLDEMPELMPNKHFFELVYILSGTGRHCINQHTFDYGANHMFLITPQDCSRIDIASTTTFFILRFSNIYLKTNALTLENIRRLEFILQNANHKPGCILKNLADKQLIRPMIEGIIRESVNQDLYDREIIHQLVNSIILLVARNIAKYLPEKVDANSEEKIQDIIGYIQQHIYEPEALRTAAIAQHFGMSENYLGKYFKKHCNETLQSYTANYKLTLIEHRLRHSDRRINEIVHELGFNDESHLNKFFKQKKGVSPRQYRLELQNAAGHPS from the coding sequence ATGCGCACGCAACAATTATATGAGCCATACGCATTCCAGGTGGAGACGCTGGATGAAATGCCGGAATTGATGCCCAACAAGCACTTTTTCGAACTGGTATATATCCTGTCTGGAACGGGCCGGCATTGCATCAACCAGCATACGTTCGATTATGGCGCCAATCATATGTTCCTCATCACCCCGCAGGATTGCAGCCGGATAGACATCGCGTCCACCACCACCTTTTTCATCCTCCGGTTCAGCAATATCTATCTCAAAACGAACGCCCTCACCCTGGAAAACATCCGGCGGCTGGAGTTCATCCTGCAGAATGCCAACCACAAACCCGGTTGCATCCTGAAAAACCTGGCCGATAAACAGCTCATCCGCCCTATGATCGAAGGCATCATCCGGGAGTCCGTAAACCAGGACCTGTACGACCGCGAGATCATCCACCAGCTCGTCAACAGCATCATCTTACTGGTGGCCAGGAACATCGCCAAATACCTCCCCGAAAAAGTGGACGCCAATTCGGAAGAAAAAATTCAGGACATCATCGGCTACATCCAGCAACATATCTACGAACCGGAAGCCCTGCGCACCGCGGCTATCGCACAGCATTTCGGGATGTCGGAAAATTACCTGGGGAAGTATTTCAAGAAGCACTGCAACGAAACGCTGCAATCCTACACCGCCAATTACAAACTTACGCTCATCGAGCACCGCCTCCGCCACAGCGACCGGCGGATCAACGAGATCGTGCATGAACTGGGGTTTAACGATGAAAGCCACCTCAATAAATTCTTCAAACAGAAAAAAGGCGTCAGTCCCCGGCAATACCGGCTGGAGCTGCAAAACGCCGCCGGCCATCCTTCTTAA